The Thalassotalea sp. HSM 43 genome window below encodes:
- a CDS encoding DUF2496 domain-containing protein, which produces MSLETAPDEIKLAIDLIQLLEENKIESDVAIKALRIVIADFEKKRDNELPQ; this is translated from the coding sequence ATTAGAAACAGCCCCTGATGAAATCAAGCTAGCTATCGATCTGATCCAACTGCTCGAAGAAAATAAAATCGAGTCTGATGTGGCAATTAAAGCGTTGCGCATCGTCATTGCTGACTTCGAAAAAAAGCGGGATAACGAACTGCCGCAATAA
- a CDS encoding lytic transglycosylase domain-containing protein, whose product MLSSYLFCIASLQAADNHPRVYKYQSNGIPSFSDTQPSHGDFQVIDNGCYACKPGSRVDWHTTPLNQKAYAQQVAKNAQQHKVQEALIRAIMHAESHFQADAVSKAGAIGLMQLMPKTAASMGVKNSFNAEQNIAGGTKLLAHLFNKFNGQIHLVAAAYNAGETAVAKYKGIPPYPETMVYVQRVQILYQRYLQAS is encoded by the coding sequence ATGCTAAGTAGCTATTTATTCTGTATTGCCTCACTGCAGGCAGCTGATAATCATCCGCGCGTATATAAGTATCAAAGCAATGGCATACCTAGCTTTTCCGACACTCAGCCTAGCCATGGTGACTTTCAAGTCATTGATAATGGTTGTTACGCCTGTAAGCCTGGCTCTCGCGTCGATTGGCATACCACACCGCTTAATCAAAAAGCCTATGCCCAACAAGTGGCGAAGAATGCACAGCAACATAAAGTACAGGAAGCGTTGATCCGCGCCATCATGCATGCCGAATCTCACTTTCAAGCCGATGCGGTATCCAAAGCTGGGGCAATTGGTTTAATGCAGTTAATGCCTAAAACGGCTGCATCAATGGGTGTTAAAAACAGCTTTAATGCCGAACAAAACATAGCCGGTGGAACAAAGCTGCTTGCCCATCTATTTAATAAATTTAATGGCCAAATCCATTTAGTAGCTGCCGCTTATAACGCCGGAGAGACAGCAGTAGCGAAATATAAAGGTATTCCACCCTACCCTGAGACCATGGTCTATGTTCAACGGGTGCAAATTCTTTACCAGCGTTACTTACAAGCCAGTTAA
- a CDS encoding DUF2878 domain-containing protein, producing the protein MALILNSLVFNAIWLTAVLAKQPLLGFAMVVAWAYYPQPSRPQPIFVGLAFALGLLVDTLLVQTGFITFDNQVLPAYVLITLWAAFSYYCAIFFYYKTYTLWQLALLGVISGPSSYWAAAKLGAVSISWNMLPLTVLFLLFWAAVLPLYQALLRRLQCNSEILA; encoded by the coding sequence ATGGCTCTGATACTCAACTCACTGGTTTTCAATGCAATATGGCTGACTGCCGTATTGGCGAAACAACCTTTACTGGGGTTCGCTATGGTTGTTGCTTGGGCTTACTACCCGCAACCAAGCCGGCCCCAACCAATCTTCGTTGGCCTAGCCTTTGCGCTGGGTCTATTGGTCGACACCCTACTGGTACAAACCGGCTTTATCACATTCGATAATCAAGTATTGCCTGCCTATGTGTTGATAACTTTGTGGGCGGCATTTTCATATTACTGCGCCATTTTCTTTTACTACAAGACATACACTCTTTGGCAGCTGGCTTTGTTGGGCGTAATTAGTGGTCCATCAAGCTACTGGGCCGCCGCCAAACTAGGTGCGGTTAGCATCTCTTGGAATATGCTGCCATTGACTGTGTTATTTCTGCTTTTTTGGGCGGCAGTGTTACCACTGTATCAAGCCCTGCTAAGGAGGTTGCAATGCAACTCAGAAATATTGGCATAG
- a CDS encoding DUF3833 domain-containing protein, protein MNTIRLLIMSSLLWLTSCSTDVSEYQDTTPVFTLETFFDGKIRGYGLVTGFNDEITRRFVVDIDASWQGDSGVLDEYFVYNDGEKQFRQWRLKKLDANNYQGEADDILGTATGQQHGAVLIWQYDMILTVDGEDYEVSFDDTMVLIDENHMINTAKIFKFGLNVANVTLFFEKLE, encoded by the coding sequence ATGAATACCATACGCCTACTGATAATGTCATCACTACTGTGGCTCACTAGCTGCTCTACCGATGTCAGCGAGTATCAAGATACCACCCCGGTATTTACACTCGAAACATTTTTTGACGGAAAAATCAGAGGCTATGGCTTGGTTACCGGCTTTAACGATGAAATAACCCGTCGTTTTGTGGTTGATATCGACGCGTCTTGGCAAGGCGATAGCGGCGTTCTCGATGAATACTTTGTCTACAACGACGGTGAAAAACAATTCCGCCAGTGGCGTTTGAAGAAACTTGATGCCAATAACTATCAAGGCGAGGCCGATGATATTCTCGGTACCGCCACCGGTCAACAACATGGTGCGGTATTAATCTGGCAATACGATATGATTTTAACGGTAGATGGCGAAGACTATGAAGTTAGCTTTGACGATACCATGGTACTGATTGATGAAAACCACATGATAAATACCGCTAAAATCTTCAAATTTGGCCTCAATGTCGCCAACGTTACATTATTCTTTGAAAAGCTTGAATAG
- a CDS encoding sodium-dependent transporter codes for MGAPREEFSSKLGFILAAAGSAVGIGNIVGFPVNAAKNGGGAFLLMYAIFVLAICLPVMMAEMAVGRKAAKNPVGAYKALAGENSKWGIAGLLGIITPFMIAVFYTVLTIWIFIYLVMTVTGQLDYLASGQGFGEIINNPYYLFSSMVVVGALIAGILNFGVKDGIERAAKIMMPSLFIMLILLVIFVLTLDNAVSGLKFYLIPDIDKITPAVISGAMSQAFFSLSLGMGILVTYGSYISKKTDIEGSAKLVAITDTSVAFIAGLMVLPAIFSFNPNINPDELSDSSVSMIFVFLPKIFLALQTSIGFFFASVIASIFFLLVFFAALTSLVSIIEVPVSYFIDEKKHSRKKALRTVFISGSVLAILATLSFGLVPFLTKFVAYGGADKSLFDVIYDMFYDTILPLNGLLICLFVTYRWKKHNLNAELSEGNDSFGKSFLAKYVDFSLGTFIPVILALILINTVAKIYFGYNVFG; via the coding sequence ATGGGCGCTCCTCGCGAAGAGTTTAGTTCGAAACTCGGATTTATTTTAGCAGCAGCAGGTTCTGCTGTTGGTATTGGTAATATCGTTGGCTTTCCAGTAAACGCCGCAAAAAATGGTGGTGGTGCATTTTTACTTATGTACGCTATCTTCGTTTTAGCGATTTGTTTACCGGTGATGATGGCGGAAATGGCTGTCGGACGCAAAGCGGCAAAAAACCCAGTTGGTGCATACAAAGCGCTAGCAGGTGAAAACTCTAAATGGGGTATTGCCGGTCTGCTTGGTATTATTACGCCGTTTATGATTGCGGTCTTTTACACCGTACTTACCATTTGGATTTTTATCTATTTAGTCATGACCGTCACCGGTCAACTCGACTACCTCGCCAGTGGCCAAGGCTTTGGCGAAATCATTAATAACCCATATTATTTATTTTCATCTATGGTGGTTGTTGGTGCGTTAATTGCCGGAATTCTTAACTTTGGTGTTAAAGACGGTATTGAACGCGCCGCCAAAATCATGATGCCATCACTATTTATCATGTTGATACTATTGGTTATTTTTGTATTAACTTTAGATAATGCGGTAAGCGGCCTGAAGTTTTACTTGATTCCAGACATTGACAAAATTACCCCTGCAGTGATCAGTGGCGCCATGTCACAAGCATTCTTCTCACTGTCATTGGGTATGGGTATCTTGGTTACTTACGGCTCATATATATCGAAGAAAACCGATATTGAAGGTTCGGCAAAATTGGTTGCAATAACCGATACCAGTGTTGCCTTCATCGCCGGTCTAATGGTGCTACCAGCGATATTCAGTTTTAATCCAAACATTAATCCTGACGAACTTAGTGACAGCTCGGTATCGATGATTTTTGTATTTCTACCGAAGATCTTCCTTGCCTTACAAACCAGTATTGGCTTTTTCTTCGCCAGCGTTATCGCCTCTATTTTCTTCTTGCTGGTATTTTTTGCCGCATTAACCTCATTGGTTTCGATCATTGAAGTACCCGTGTCGTACTTTATTGATGAGAAGAAACATAGCCGTAAAAAAGCCTTAAGAACGGTATTCATCAGTGGCTCTGTGTTAGCGATTTTGGCGACATTGAGCTTTGGCTTGGTACCTTTCCTAACCAAGTTTGTCGCCTACGGTGGCGCAGACAAGTCGTTGTTCGATGTCATTTATGACATGTTCTACGATACGATTTTGCCACTAAACGGCTTGCTCATCTGTTTGTTTGTTACCTACCGCTGGAAGAAACATAATTTGAATGCCGAGCTAAGTGAAGGTAACGATAGCTTTGGCAAAAGCTTTTTAGCCAAATATGTCGACTTCTCATTAGGTACATTTATACCGGTTATTTTGGCGCTTATCCTGATCAATACCGTAGCGAAAATATATTTCGGCTATAACGTATTTGGCTAA
- a CDS encoding class I SAM-dependent methyltransferase: MLEHIDFDTIDGIECQRLFHGRGHAYPGLEHVSVDYFPPLALITLYQEESAQWLDENAHGLMTSIQGCRSVKVQYRCRPRAPFEQLLGDEIEQLNAIEHGLKYHLNFSQNQNFGLFLDMRNGRQWVMENSQDRNVLNLFAYTCAFSVASIAGGGKQAVNIDIAKAALAKGRDNHRLNDHQLSKVKFEGVDIFKSWARLKKHGPYDLLIADPPSFQKGSIDVKRDYPKIIKRLPELMNPGAELMLCLNSPDLGEDFIFEMIAEHCPQCQFIGRVEPPQVFKEAQAGKGLKVLLFRYPS, from the coding sequence ATGCTCGAACATATCGATTTCGACACTATTGACGGCATTGAATGCCAACGTTTGTTTCATGGCCGTGGTCATGCTTATCCTGGCCTTGAGCATGTCAGTGTTGATTATTTCCCACCGCTGGCGTTAATCACCTTATACCAAGAAGAATCAGCACAATGGCTTGACGAGAATGCCCACGGACTGATGACAAGTATCCAAGGGTGTCGCTCTGTCAAAGTACAATACCGCTGTCGTCCAAGGGCACCGTTTGAGCAGCTGCTAGGAGATGAAATTGAACAACTTAATGCCATAGAACATGGTCTAAAATATCATCTCAATTTCAGCCAAAACCAAAATTTTGGCTTATTTTTGGATATGCGTAATGGCCGACAATGGGTAATGGAAAATAGCCAAGACCGCAATGTGCTTAATCTGTTTGCCTATACTTGCGCCTTTTCAGTCGCCAGTATCGCCGGTGGCGGCAAACAAGCGGTCAATATAGACATCGCTAAAGCAGCTCTCGCCAAAGGCCGTGATAATCACCGCTTGAATGATCACCAACTAAGCAAAGTAAAATTTGAAGGGGTTGATATCTTTAAGTCTTGGGCACGATTAAAAAAGCATGGCCCATATGATTTGTTGATTGCCGATCCGCCGTCATTTCAAAAAGGCAGCATTGACGTAAAACGAGATTATCCAAAAATCATCAAACGCTTACCTGAGTTAATGAATCCAGGCGCTGAGCTAATGCTTTGCCTAAATTCACCAGACTTAGGCGAAGATTTTATCTTCGAGATGATCGCTGAGCATTGCCCACAATGTCAATTTATTGGTCGTGTTGAGCCACCTCAAGTATTCAAAGAAGCTCAAGCGGGTAAAGGCTTAAAAGTATTGTTATTCCGCTATCCATCATAG
- a CDS encoding LysE family translocator: protein MALELWLSLVLVCMLGALSPGPSLALVVRNTMLGGQRAGLATAIAHGIGVGLYAAIAVTGIGLVIVNSPTLFSVIQYLGAGFLLYMAYQALTSKGAQVNLDTPEQQASVHGWRDGFLIAFLNPKLAIFFIAIFSPFVDVNATTTQLTIMVLTVGIIDTVWYCIVAWGLSRGPVLNKLRAKSQLLDRITGVVLIALALRVAI, encoded by the coding sequence ATGGCACTAGAGCTTTGGTTATCACTGGTATTAGTTTGTATGTTAGGGGCATTATCCCCTGGCCCATCATTGGCGTTAGTGGTGAGAAATACCATGTTAGGTGGTCAACGTGCTGGCTTAGCAACCGCCATTGCGCATGGCATCGGTGTCGGCTTATATGCAGCCATCGCTGTTACTGGCATTGGCTTAGTCATTGTTAACTCGCCAACGTTATTTTCAGTGATTCAATACTTGGGGGCAGGCTTTTTGTTGTATATGGCTTACCAAGCATTAACCAGTAAAGGTGCACAAGTAAACCTCGACACGCCAGAGCAACAAGCAAGCGTCCACGGTTGGCGCGATGGTTTCTTAATTGCTTTTTTAAACCCCAAACTGGCGATTTTCTTTATCGCGATTTTTAGTCCTTTTGTTGACGTCAACGCAACCACCACACAGTTAACGATTATGGTGCTGACCGTCGGTATCATTGACACCGTTTGGTACTGTATTGTCGCCTGGGGTTTATCTCGTGGGCCGGTATTAAATAAGCTAAGAGCGAAAAGCCAGTTACTGGATCGAATCACGGGCGTGGTGTTAATTGCCTTAGCATTACGGGTCGCTATTTAG
- a CDS encoding DNA ligase, translated as MFHITSLNFNKIKTKLKISLTLIGRALVINVIFYGALIVANIASAKPADMQPAMQHGKAYQGDVQLSEYLVSEKLDGVRARFDGRQLLSRNGVVFKVPEWFLQGWPEQALDGELWIDRNQFSKTLSVVSKEQPHDGWQSVRFMVFDMPDSIKPFVDRVVDMNHIVDASNSRYLAVIEQQNIDSAAALQTLLELVIAKGGEGLMLHKKQALYQPGRNANVLKVKRFADDEAVVVAHHAGKGKFANMMGSITVRNRQGQEFKIGTGFNRQERVNPPAIGSTITYRYWGKTVTGLPRFASYWRPRALINLAPQP; from the coding sequence ATGTTTCACATAACCTCATTAAACTTCAATAAAATCAAAACTAAACTCAAAATATCACTAACCTTGATAGGCCGCGCTTTGGTGATCAATGTGATCTTTTATGGTGCGCTGATTGTGGCCAATATCGCATCCGCAAAGCCAGCTGACATGCAACCTGCGATGCAACATGGCAAAGCGTATCAAGGTGATGTGCAACTGAGTGAATACTTAGTCAGCGAAAAGCTTGATGGGGTTAGGGCGCGTTTTGATGGCCGACAATTGCTCAGTCGTAATGGCGTGGTATTTAAGGTTCCAGAGTGGTTTTTACAAGGCTGGCCTGAGCAGGCACTTGATGGCGAACTGTGGATAGACAGAAATCAGTTTTCAAAAACATTAAGCGTAGTGTCCAAAGAGCAGCCACATGATGGTTGGCAAAGCGTGCGCTTTATGGTGTTCGACATGCCAGACAGCATTAAGCCATTTGTTGATCGTGTGGTTGATATGAATCACATCGTTGATGCCAGTAACAGTCGCTATTTAGCGGTCATTGAACAACAAAACATCGACTCTGCAGCGGCGTTGCAAACTCTATTGGAGCTGGTAATCGCCAAGGGTGGTGAAGGCTTAATGCTACATAAAAAACAGGCATTGTATCAACCGGGTCGCAATGCCAATGTGTTAAAAGTTAAACGCTTTGCCGATGATGAGGCGGTTGTTGTGGCTCATCATGCCGGCAAGGGCAAGTTTGCCAATATGATGGGATCGATAACGGTGCGCAACAGACAGGGCCAAGAGTTTAAAATTGGCACTGGATTTAATCGTCAAGAGCGGGTGAATCCGCCAGCAATTGGCAGTACAATTACCTATCGTTATTGGGGCAAGACCGTTACTGGTTTGCCTCGATTTGCTTCCTATTGGCGGCCCAGAGCACTGATCAATCTTGCCCCACAGCCATGA
- a CDS encoding PGPGW domain-containing protein, producing the protein METLKLHAKTVLGAICLFIGILFIVLPGPAILFIPLGLVLLSAQFPVAKVYLRKYQRYSRKAANKTDDMIKAGRYHWRNRKMRA; encoded by the coding sequence ATGGAAACGCTTAAATTGCATGCCAAAACAGTGCTAGGTGCAATATGTTTGTTTATCGGTATTCTATTTATCGTCCTGCCTGGTCCGGCAATTTTATTTATCCCATTAGGGCTTGTGCTATTAAGCGCCCAGTTCCCAGTGGCGAAAGTGTATTTAAGAAAATATCAACGTTATAGCAGAAAAGCCGCCAATAAAACGGATGATATGATCAAAGCGGGCAGATACCACTGGCGTAATCGTAAAATGCGAGCATAG
- a CDS encoding DUF3581 family protein, which produces MFIEQFYSEQNQKVSFTRQQASDFAKQVADDFNPIHNLDAKRFCVPGDLLFAIILHKSGLSQHMHFDFCGMVTDGIELTFPQQHVDAAKVVDDNGKEYLSVSANGDYSSCETLIESLIRSYVGFSGHTFPEILNDLMKRNNVMINPTRPMIMYESMEINLKRVDMKEISLRFDAEQTVLNVDGKRGQAKLKFDLLSGDEVVGDGVKYMVLSGLREYDQAVIDQICEDYQQMKADYKVAQV; this is translated from the coding sequence ATGTTTATAGAGCAATTTTATAGTGAACAAAATCAGAAAGTTAGTTTTACTCGTCAACAAGCGAGCGATTTTGCCAAACAAGTAGCTGATGATTTCAATCCAATTCACAACCTAGATGCCAAGCGTTTTTGCGTACCAGGCGACTTATTGTTTGCAATTATTTTGCATAAGTCAGGCTTAAGCCAGCACATGCATTTTGATTTTTGTGGCATGGTTACCGATGGTATCGAACTGACATTCCCACAACAACACGTTGATGCCGCTAAAGTGGTAGACGACAATGGTAAGGAATACCTCAGCGTGAGCGCTAACGGTGATTATAGCTCGTGTGAAACCTTGATTGAGTCATTAATCCGCTCTTATGTTGGCTTTTCAGGTCACACCTTCCCTGAGATATTAAACGACCTGATGAAGCGTAACAATGTGATGATCAACCCAACACGGCCAATGATCATGTATGAGAGCATGGAAATAAACCTAAAACGCGTTGATATGAAAGAGATTTCATTGCGATTTGACGCCGAGCAAACGGTTCTTAATGTTGATGGTAAGCGTGGTCAGGCTAAGTTGAAGTTTGACTTGCTTAGTGGTGATGAAGTCGTTGGCGACGGTGTTAAATACATGGTATTAAGCGGTTTACGTGAATATGACCAAGCTGTTATCGACCAAATCTGTGAAGATTATCAGCAAATGAAAGCCGACTATAAAGTCGCTCAAGTTTAG
- a CDS encoding GIY-YIG nuclease family protein: MNQPWYVYILKCADDSLYAGITTDLERRVKEHNQGGKLGAKYTRVRLPVSVVYHETCQCRSSASKREAAIKKLTRKQKLALIG, translated from the coding sequence ATGAATCAACCTTGGTACGTCTATATACTCAAATGTGCTGATGATAGCTTATATGCTGGCATCACTACCGATCTCGAGCGCCGAGTAAAAGAGCATAACCAAGGTGGTAAGCTTGGCGCTAAATACACTCGAGTGCGTTTGCCAGTTAGCGTGGTTTATCATGAAACCTGTCAATGTCGTTCTAGCGCCAGTAAAAGAGAGGCGGCGATAAAAAAATTAACGCGTAAACAAAAATTAGCGTTGATCGGCTAA
- the arfB gene encoding alternative ribosome rescue aminoacyl-tRNA hydrolase ArfB: MADIRITPRLIIKEEEIELQAIRAQGAGGQNVNKVSSAIHLRFDVKNASISDYYKEKILALKDSRINKDGVIIIKAQSHRTQEKNRQDAIERLREMITPVTIVTKVRKATKPSKSSQRKRMDKKTQRGQIKSNRGKIRI; encoded by the coding sequence ATGGCAGATATCCGAATAACCCCTCGACTGATTATTAAAGAAGAAGAAATCGAATTACAGGCGATAAGAGCGCAAGGCGCCGGTGGTCAAAACGTCAATAAAGTATCGTCTGCGATCCATTTGCGTTTTGATGTCAAAAACGCTAGCATCAGCGACTATTACAAAGAAAAAATCCTTGCCTTAAAAGACAGTCGCATTAACAAAGATGGGGTGATAATCATTAAGGCCCAAAGCCACCGCACTCAGGAAAAAAATCGCCAAGATGCGATAGAACGCTTGCGGGAAATGATCACCCCTGTCACCATAGTAACGAAAGTGCGTAAAGCGACTAAGCCGAGCAAATCCTCACAGCGCAAGCGCATGGATAAAAAAACCCAACGCGGTCAGATAAAATCTAATCGTGGCAAAATACGAATTTAA
- a CDS encoding DUF2797 domain-containing protein: protein MTNSLTGHLRKMTSKLEDGLAHYQLPVGEQSIDMNELIGKHLSLTFTGNINCQECGKKTKKSYSQGFCYPCMIKLAKCDMCIMKPETCHFAQGTCREPEWAEQHCMVPHYVYLANTTAIKVGITRHTQIPTRWIDQGANQALPIFKVNTRLQSGLVEIALAEFISDKTNWRNMLKGKADPIDLQERAKLLIPQIEEKLAGIKLEFGEDAVTLLDEEMVEIDFPVLEYPTKISSFNFDKNPEVSGTLMGIKGQYLYFDSGVINIRKFTSYEVTASF, encoded by the coding sequence ATGACAAATAGCCTAACCGGTCACTTACGTAAGATGACCAGCAAACTCGAAGACGGTCTAGCCCATTATCAACTGCCCGTTGGTGAACAATCGATTGATATGAATGAGCTGATTGGCAAACATTTATCACTGACATTTACCGGCAATATCAATTGTCAGGAATGTGGCAAAAAAACCAAGAAAAGTTACTCGCAAGGTTTTTGTTATCCCTGCATGATCAAACTAGCCAAGTGTGACATGTGCATCATGAAACCTGAAACCTGTCACTTCGCCCAAGGTACTTGTCGTGAACCAGAATGGGCAGAACAACATTGCATGGTGCCGCATTACGTATACTTGGCCAATACCACCGCCATCAAAGTCGGTATTACCCGACATACGCAAATACCAACACGTTGGATAGATCAAGGGGCTAATCAGGCGTTGCCAATTTTCAAAGTGAACACTCGCTTACAGTCTGGCCTCGTTGAAATAGCCCTTGCCGAATTTATCAGCGACAAAACCAATTGGCGTAATATGCTTAAAGGCAAAGCCGATCCTATCGATTTGCAAGAGCGAGCCAAACTATTGATTCCGCAAATCGAAGAAAAGCTTGCCGGTATCAAGTTGGAGTTTGGTGAAGATGCAGTAACTTTATTAGATGAAGAGATGGTCGAAATTGATTTTCCTGTGCTGGAATACCCAACCAAGATTTCATCATTTAACTTTGATAAGAACCCAGAAGTGAGTGGCACTTTAATGGGTATTAAAGGTCAGTATTTATATTTCGATAGCGGCGTAATTAACATTCGAAAATTCACCTCGTACGAGGTAACCGCCAGCTTTTAA
- a CDS encoding ABC transporter ATP-binding protein, which produces MSLLTVNQLSCHYHKTSVLEDLSIELKQGEILCLLGPSGCGKTTLLKAVAGLIETEQGSITLNEQTLLDHENDINISADKRGLGMIFQDYALFPHLSVKDNICFGISELDKKEQQRIIKELLTLVDLEGLEQRYPHQLSGGQQQRVAIARALARKPKVLLLDEPFSNIDSQLRMPLIKDIREILKRSGIAAIFVTHAKDEAFALADTMALLNEGRIMQKGQPQHLYRNPQNRFVADFLGQGTALSGTYLGNGTVRCILGDVAIDQQQFDRLGVSLNDKQAVEVFIRPHQFDITMADDEQPDCAEILQLQFHDDGFRAQALLAQNLLDVWIPGHLPVSVGSKVQVRLTPQPVVMFKAS; this is translated from the coding sequence ATGAGTTTATTGACCGTTAATCAGTTAAGTTGCCATTATCATAAAACCTCGGTTTTAGAAGACTTATCGATCGAATTAAAGCAAGGCGAAATCTTGTGTTTACTTGGCCCGAGTGGTTGCGGCAAAACCACCCTGCTTAAAGCGGTTGCTGGATTGATTGAAACCGAGCAGGGGTCAATAACCTTAAATGAGCAAACCTTACTCGATCACGAAAATGATATTAATATCAGTGCCGACAAACGTGGTTTAGGGATGATTTTCCAAGACTATGCATTGTTTCCGCATTTGTCAGTCAAAGACAATATTTGTTTTGGTATCAGCGAGTTAGATAAAAAAGAGCAGCAGCGCATAATCAAAGAACTGCTGACTTTGGTTGACCTTGAAGGACTTGAACAACGTTACCCACATCAATTGTCCGGTGGTCAGCAACAGAGGGTCGCGATTGCCAGAGCCTTGGCGCGTAAGCCGAAAGTGTTATTGCTCGATGAGCCGTTCTCAAATATTGATTCTCAGCTACGAATGCCGCTTATCAAAGACATTCGTGAGATATTAAAACGCAGCGGCATTGCCGCCATATTCGTAACCCATGCGAAAGACGAAGCGTTTGCCTTAGCCGATACCATGGCCTTGTTAAATGAAGGTCGTATTATGCAAAAAGGCCAACCGCAACACTTGTATCGAAATCCGCAAAATCGATTCGTCGCAGACTTTCTCGGTCAAGGCACGGCTTTGTCTGGTACCTATCTTGGCAATGGTACGGTGCGCTGTATTCTTGGTGATGTTGCTATTGATCAACAGCAATTTGATCGTTTAGGCGTGTCATTGAATGACAAGCAGGCGGTTGAAGTGTTTATTCGTCCGCATCAATTTGATATCACTATGGCAGATGATGAGCAGCCTGATTGCGCTGAAATATTGCAACTGCAATTTCATGACGATGGCTTTCGAGCTCAGGCATTGTTAGCGCAAAACTTGCTTGATGTTTGGATTCCAGGCCACCTACCGGTATCGGTAGGTAGCAAGGTTCAGGTGAGATTGACGCCACAACCTGTGGTGATGTTTAAAGCCAGTTAA